A region from the Halomarina litorea genome encodes:
- a CDS encoding Na+/H+ antiporter, which produces MTGIEPLLADLAVQSGQQGATIQEILLDLLPIALIAAGVGVFVAKVGKFPYTIALLLAGIGVSIIRFATGQFGIEIALSHDLILLVLLPPLLFEGAATTDLERLRRNLAPILALAAVGLVTSVAVVGFVGNWAFSLVGTDFTILLALLFAAMALPTDPVSVLALFKELGAPDRLSVLVEGESLVNDGVGVVIFTAFLGFVASETAPSELFSASGLGSLAVEILVVSGGGLLVGLVAGYAVYSVMINLDEHMTEIVLTLILTYGSFLLAEHYLHVSGVIATVVAGLFIGNRGTEYAMSPQTKISVFNALETMAFLVNTFIFLMIGVTTPIDQVADNAELIVVAIVLVLLARAVAVYPITAVVNRFIDPAIPRKYQHVMWWGGLHGSIPIALVLGLPPTLESGAAFPLREELRAMVFGVAAFSLVVQGLTMSNLMDRLDIVTRSDAEELYELLIGRRRAVEEALDAAERLKRRGDLPREVYEDFTGEYEREQEDLQEAIAALLSSNPELRRERLLVGERQVLQQEKSALMDAIRAGVITDDVGDRLLNEVNLKLEQVRNGETTVERDEEGYAEFWRSQAQEFGLDVEAEGDRRAMMD; this is translated from the coding sequence ATGACCGGTATCGAGCCCCTTCTCGCCGACCTCGCGGTCCAGTCGGGCCAGCAGGGGGCCACCATCCAGGAGATCCTGCTCGACCTCCTGCCCATCGCGCTCATCGCGGCGGGCGTCGGCGTCTTCGTCGCCAAGGTCGGAAAGTTCCCCTACACCATCGCCCTGTTGCTCGCGGGTATCGGCGTCTCCATCATCCGCTTCGCGACGGGCCAGTTCGGTATCGAGATAGCGCTCTCACACGACCTCATCCTGCTCGTCTTGCTCCCGCCGTTGCTGTTCGAGGGGGCGGCGACGACCGACCTCGAACGCCTCCGTCGGAACCTCGCACCCATCCTCGCGCTGGCCGCCGTGGGGCTGGTGACCTCCGTGGCCGTCGTCGGGTTCGTCGGCAACTGGGCGTTCAGCCTGGTCGGGACTGACTTCACCATCCTGCTCGCCCTGCTGTTCGCGGCGATGGCGCTCCCGACCGACCCGGTGAGCGTCCTCGCGCTGTTCAAGGAACTCGGCGCGCCCGACCGACTCTCGGTGCTCGTCGAGGGCGAGAGCCTCGTCAACGACGGCGTCGGCGTCGTCATCTTCACGGCGTTCCTCGGGTTCGTCGCCAGCGAGACCGCCCCGAGCGAGCTGTTCTCGGCGTCGGGGCTCGGGTCGCTCGCCGTCGAGATACTGGTCGTAAGTGGGGGCGGCCTCCTCGTCGGCCTCGTGGCGGGGTACGCCGTCTACAGCGTGATGATTAACCTCGACGAGCACATGACCGAGATCGTCCTCACGCTCATCCTCACCTACGGGAGCTTCCTCCTCGCCGAGCACTACCTGCACGTCTCGGGGGTCATCGCCACCGTCGTCGCCGGCCTGTTCATCGGCAACCGCGGCACCGAGTACGCGATGAGCCCCCAGACGAAGATATCGGTCTTCAACGCGCTGGAGACGATGGCGTTTCTCGTCAACACGTTCATCTTCCTGATGATCGGCGTCACGACGCCCATCGACCAGGTGGCCGACAACGCCGAACTCATCGTCGTCGCCATCGTCCTCGTCCTCCTCGCGCGCGCGGTGGCGGTCTACCCGATCACGGCCGTCGTCAACCGGTTCATCGACCCGGCCATCCCCCGCAAGTACCAGCACGTCATGTGGTGGGGCGGTCTCCACGGGTCGATTCCGATCGCGCTGGTGCTCGGCCTGCCGCCGACGCTCGAATCGGGCGCCGCCTTCCCCCTCCGCGAGGAACTGCGCGCGATGGTGTTCGGCGTCGCCGCCTTCTCGCTGGTCGTTCAGGGGCTGACGATGTCGAATCTGATGGACCGCCTGGACATCGTCACGCGCAGCGACGCCGAGGAACTGTACGAACTGCTCATCGGGCGTCGCCGGGCAGTCGAGGAGGCACTCGACGCCGCCGAACGCCTCAAGCGCCGCGGCGACCTGCCCCGCGAGGTGTACGAGGACTTCACCGGCGAGTACGAACGCGAGCAGGAGGACCTGCAGGAGGCCATCGCCGCCCTGCTCTCTTCGAACCCCGAACTCCGTCGCGAGCGACTGCTCGTCGGGGAGCGACAGGTCCTCCAGCAGGAGAAGAGCGCGCTCATGGACGCGATACGGGCCGGCGTCATCACCGACGACGTCGGCGACCGACTGCTCAACGAGGTGAACCTCAAACTCGAACAGGTCCGGAACGGCGAGACGACGGTCGAACGCGACGAGGAGGGGTACGCCGAGTTCTGGCGCTCGCAGGCCCAGGAGTTCGGCCTCGACGTGGAAGCGGAGGGCGACCGACGGGCCATGATGGACTAG
- a CDS encoding alpha,alpha-trehalose-phosphate synthase (UDP-forming), which produces MRGPEVGGREAEAARPPTLDGLTVVSNRQPYRHDYEDGEGERDRVVVDRPAGGLTAGLDPVMRHAGGTWVAWGDGDADREVVDDGDRVGVPPEDPAYTLRRLWLTDDEVAGYYRGYANQALWPLCHAATGKMTFDAADWRDYRAVNRTFADAVVEESGSDPRVWFQDYHFALAPRMVRERRPDASLMQFWHIPWPAPDVFRTCPQRRDVLAGLLANDLLGFHTERYRDNFLDCVDAELDDAVVARGRNRVRYDGHVTTVGAFPMGVDAEDIERRAAAATGEFWERFRREHGIAPETTVALGVDRLDYTKGIPRRLAGLEKLWELRPEWRGEVTYVQKGSESRSSIPAYARHQEEVFDAIDRVNDRFGTDEWTPVVYTDELYSEDELAALYRHSDVGLVTPVRDGMNLVAKEYVAAQVDDDGVLVLSDLAGATEGFADRGVLTTTPFDPESLAASLETALTMPADERRRRMRSLRRQVREHDIYDWMESFLGAAECASTS; this is translated from the coding sequence ATGCGAGGACCCGAGGTCGGGGGACGGGAGGCTGAGGCGGCCCGCCCGCCGACGCTCGACGGCCTGACCGTCGTCTCGAACCGGCAGCCGTACCGACACGACTACGAGGACGGGGAGGGGGAGCGCGACCGCGTCGTCGTCGACCGGCCAGCGGGCGGGCTGACCGCCGGTCTCGATCCCGTGATGCGGCACGCCGGCGGGACGTGGGTCGCCTGGGGCGACGGCGACGCCGATCGCGAGGTGGTCGACGACGGGGACCGCGTCGGCGTCCCGCCGGAGGACCCCGCCTACACGCTCCGGCGACTCTGGCTGACCGACGACGAGGTGGCCGGGTACTACCGCGGCTACGCCAACCAGGCGCTCTGGCCGCTCTGTCACGCCGCGACGGGGAAGATGACGTTCGACGCCGCCGACTGGCGGGACTACCGGGCGGTCAACCGGACCTTCGCGGACGCCGTCGTCGAGGAGTCCGGGAGCGACCCGCGCGTGTGGTTTCAGGACTACCACTTCGCGCTCGCGCCCCGGATGGTCCGCGAGCGGCGACCGGACGCCTCCCTCATGCAGTTCTGGCACATCCCGTGGCCCGCCCCGGACGTGTTCCGTACCTGCCCGCAGCGCCGCGACGTCCTCGCCGGCCTGCTGGCGAACGACCTCCTCGGCTTCCATACCGAGCGCTACCGCGACAACTTCCTCGACTGCGTGGACGCGGAACTCGACGACGCCGTCGTCGCCCGCGGGCGCAACCGCGTCCGGTACGACGGCCACGTCACCACCGTCGGCGCGTTCCCGATGGGCGTCGACGCGGAGGACATCGAACGCCGGGCCGCGGCCGCGACCGGCGAGTTCTGGGAGCGCTTCCGGCGCGAGCACGGCATCGCGCCGGAGACGACGGTTGCACTCGGCGTGGACCGCCTCGACTACACGAAGGGCATCCCCCGGCGGCTGGCGGGGCTGGAGAAGCTCTGGGAACTGCGCCCGGAGTGGCGTGGCGAGGTGACCTACGTTCAGAAGGGCTCTGAGAGCCGGTCGTCCATCCCGGCGTACGCCCGCCACCAGGAGGAAGTGTTCGACGCCATCGACCGCGTCAACGACCGCTTCGGCACCGACGAGTGGACGCCGGTCGTCTACACCGACGAACTGTACTCGGAGGACGAACTCGCCGCGCTCTACCGCCACAGCGACGTCGGCCTCGTCACGCCCGTCCGCGACGGGATGAACCTCGTCGCCAAGGAGTACGTCGCCGCTCAGGTGGACGACGACGGCGTCCTCGTCCTCTCGGACCTCGCGGGCGCGACGGAGGGGTTCGCGGACCGGGGCGTCCTCACCACCACGCCCTTCGACCCCGAGTCGCTGGCGGCGAGCCTCGAGACGGCGCTGACGATGCCCGCCGACGAGCGCCGCAGGCGGATGCGCTCGCTGCGCCGCCAGGTGCGCGAACACGACATCTACGACTGGATGGAGTCGTTCCTCGGGGCAGCGGAATGTGCGTCCACTTCCTGA